The DNA region ATAGAGAGTCTTTTTGCCTAGGATTTTCCAACCTAGGATGAAGAGAGGAATATTAAATACAATATTCATTATCCAAGGTTGGATACGAAAGAGATAGTAGATGATGAGAGTTAGACCAGTTGCACCACCCTCAAATAAGCGATTGGGCATAATCAAATAATTAAGACCAAAAGCAAAAAGACCTGCACCAAGTAAAATGAATAAACTATTTTTCAAACGAACCATAAGCACCTCCCTATATGTGTATATTTCAATTGTAAAAGATTTTCTCCTGAAAAACAAGTCAATTTTCAAGTGATTTTTTGGTTGAATTTTGGTAAAATGAGATGACTATCTATGAGTGAGGAAAAGATGACAAAAGGTTTTTTTATTACATTTGAAGGTCCAGATGGAGCGGGGAAAACAACTGTTTTGCAGGAACTTCTACCAGCCTTGAGGGAGTTTGGATTAGAAGTGGTTACAACTAGAGAGCCAGGTGGGGTAGCTATTGCAGAGGAAATCCGCAACATTATTCTCAATCCAGCAAATACTGAGATGGATGACAAGACAGAGCTTTTGCTTTTTATAGCTGCTCGTCGTCAGCATTTAAAGGAGAAAATATTACCACCATTGACTCAGGGGAAGTTACTCCTAATCGACCGTTTTATTGACTCATCCATTGCTTATCAAGGATTTGGTCGTGGTTTGGATGTGGCAGATATTAACTGGCTCAATCAGTTTGCAACGGATGGTCTGAAACCTGATTTGACCCTCTATTTTGATATTGATACGGAGGAGGGCTTGGCTCGTATCGCTCGAAATGCAAATCGAGACGTGAACCGCTTGGATATGGAAAAAGTGGATATGCATAAAAGAGTTCGTCGAGGTTATCTGTCGATTTTAGAACAAGAACCAGAGCGGTTTGTTAAAATTGATGCTAGCCAGCCGTTAGAAGCTGTGATTGCAGATGCCCTTGCAGTGATTAAGAAACGGTTGTTAATGAGATAATGAATATTCAGGAATTAAAAGACTTGCAACCAGCCGTATTTCAGCGTTTTATTACCACTTTGGAGCAAAAACGTTTGGCTCATGCTTATCTGTTTTCTGGTGCTTTTGCTAGTTTTGATATGGCTCTTTTTCTCAGTCAGGCTCTTTTTTGTCAGGAAAAAGATGGCATCTTACCCTGTGGTCATTGCCGCACCTGCCGCTTGATTGCAGCAAATGAATTTTCAGATGTGACCATTGTGTCTCCTCAGGGAAATCTTATCAAGACAGAAACTGTGCGCGAGATAGTTAAAAATTTTTCTCGGTCAGGTTTTGAGTCTGACAAACAAGTCTTCATCATCCGTGATGCTGAGAAAATGCATGCTAATGCTGCCAATTCGCTCTTAAAAGTGATTGAGGAGCCACAGTCTGCTATCCATATTTTTTTGTTGACCAATCAAGAAGAGGCAGTTCTTCCAACTATTAAGAGTCGGACTCAGATTATTGGTTTTCCTAAAAATCTTCCTGCTCTGGAGAGAATGTTGGAAGCAGAGGGCTTGTTAAAAACGCAGGCCAGTCTTTTGGCTCAGCTTACTTCTAGTCATGAAGAAGTCAAGAAATTAGTAGAAAATAAGAGTTTTTTAGAACTGACAGTTCAGGCTAGAAAATTTACTGATTTGCTTTTGACCGATGCAAACAAAGCTTACCTGCAAGTCAGTTTCTTAGCTGGTCTTGCTGTAGAAAAAGCAGAGCAGGAGCGATTGTTCGACCTCCTCAGCTTGTTATTAGCTGAAAAGATGACGGATGCCTTAGCCCGTGAAAAAATGGATGCGGTCCTTGAGGCAAAAAAAATGTGGCAGGCCAATGTCAGTTTACAGAATAGCCTAGAATATATGACACTCATATAGTTGTTTAGTTTGTTTTTGATGATATTTGATAAGTCAACTTATTTTTCTTTTCCACTCTTAGATCGTGGTGCCAAAAGCAAACTAGAAAGCTCTCAAGATAAATAGATAGAAAGGAAGACAATGGATAAAAAAGAAATTTTTGATGCTCTGGATGATTTTTCGCAGAATCTTTTGACAACACTGGCAGAAGTAGATGCCATTAAAAAACATTTGCAGGGCATTATTGATGAGAATACAGCCTTGCGTTTGGAAAATTCTAAATTGCGAGAGCGTCTGGAAAAAGAAGATAAAACAGGCCATAAGTCTTCCAACTTTGGTAAGGAAAATTTGGAAAATATCTACGAAGATGGTTTCCATATTTGTACTTTCTCTTACGGACAACGCAGGGATAATGATGAGCCTTGTATGTTCTGTGTTGAATTATTGAATCGAGACTAGGATGAAATTACAAAAATCATACAAGGGGCAGACAGGTTTTGGCACTCTTTATTTGGTTCCGACCCCTATTGGAAATTTACAAGATATGACCTTTCGGGCTATCCAAACTTTAAAAGAGGTCGATGTGATTGCAGCGGAGGATACTAGAAATACCGGACTCTTGCTCAAACATTTTGAAGTTGAGACCAGGCAGATATCCTTCCATGAACATAATGCTCATGAAAAAATTCCTCATTTGCTTGATTTGCTCCGGTCAGGTCACTCTATTGCTCAGGTATCGGATGCTGGCTTACCTTCCATCTCTGATCCTGGTCACGATTTAGTTTGTGCAGCGATTGAAGAAGGCGTCCCCGTTGTATCGCTTCCTGGTGCATCAGCAGGGATTACAGCCTTAATCGCATCTGGACTTGCTCCTCAACCTCATATTTTTTATGGTTTTTTGCCACGAAAAGCAGGGCAGCAAAGAGAGTTTTTCCGTGAAAAGCTAGCCTATCCTGAGACGCAAATCTTTTATGAATCGCCTTATCGAGTGGTGGATACGCTAGAAAATATGTTGGCGGTATATGGAGATCGTCAGATAGCAGTTGTACGTGAATTGACTAAGCTTTATGAAGAGTACCAGCGAGGAAAGATTTCGGAGATTTTGGTCTATTTAAAAGAGCACCCTCTCAAAGGAGAATGCTTGGTGATCGTTGCTGGTGCAGATGCTGAATCGCCCCTATCCATTGATGAGGTGGATTTGAAGGCTGAGGTTGAAAAAGAGATAGCTGGTGGTTGCAAACCAAATCAAGCCATCAAAGAAGTGGCCAAGCGCTATCAACTTAAAAAGCAAGAGGTATATGACACCTACCATGGACTAGGCTAAGCCTAGTTTTTTTGTATTTTTATGCAGGTAAGTATTGAGGGACAATGGACGAGAAACCTCCTAGTGTAGAATTCTATTTGCTAACTTCAATATATCCTTACTTGTTGTCCTAATTTGGCCATACTTATTTCTGATTTTTGTCTCAAAGTGAGTTTTCCTGATTCTATATGTAGAATAAAAACATAAGATTTTATTGAATAATCTGAATATTTATGTTAAAATGAATAGGATATTTTAATGGAGGGATTTTATGACAATCTACAACTTTTCTGCAG from Streptococcus ruminantium includes:
- the yabA gene encoding DNA replication initiation control protein YabA: MDKKEIFDALDDFSQNLLTTLAEVDAIKKHLQGIIDENTALRLENSKLRERLEKEDKTGHKSSNFGKENLENIYEDGFHICTFSYGQRRDNDEPCMFCVELLNRD
- a CDS encoding DNA polymerase III subunit delta', which encodes MNIQELKDLQPAVFQRFITTLEQKRLAHAYLFSGAFASFDMALFLSQALFCQEKDGILPCGHCRTCRLIAANEFSDVTIVSPQGNLIKTETVREIVKNFSRSGFESDKQVFIIRDAEKMHANAANSLLKVIEEPQSAIHIFLLTNQEEAVLPTIKSRTQIIGFPKNLPALERMLEAEGLLKTQASLLAQLTSSHEEVKKLVENKSFLELTVQARKFTDLLLTDANKAYLQVSFLAGLAVEKAEQERLFDLLSLLLAEKMTDALAREKMDAVLEAKKMWQANVSLQNSLEYMTLI
- the rsmI gene encoding 16S rRNA (cytidine(1402)-2'-O)-methyltransferase, giving the protein MKLQKSYKGQTGFGTLYLVPTPIGNLQDMTFRAIQTLKEVDVIAAEDTRNTGLLLKHFEVETRQISFHEHNAHEKIPHLLDLLRSGHSIAQVSDAGLPSISDPGHDLVCAAIEEGVPVVSLPGASAGITALIASGLAPQPHIFYGFLPRKAGQQREFFREKLAYPETQIFYESPYRVVDTLENMLAVYGDRQIAVVRELTKLYEEYQRGKISEILVYLKEHPLKGECLVIVAGADAESPLSIDEVDLKAEVEKEIAGGCKPNQAIKEVAKRYQLKKQEVYDTYHGLG
- the tmk gene encoding dTMP kinase translates to MTKGFFITFEGPDGAGKTTVLQELLPALREFGLEVVTTREPGGVAIAEEIRNIILNPANTEMDDKTELLLFIAARRQHLKEKILPPLTQGKLLLIDRFIDSSIAYQGFGRGLDVADINWLNQFATDGLKPDLTLYFDIDTEEGLARIARNANRDVNRLDMEKVDMHKRVRRGYLSILEQEPERFVKIDASQPLEAVIADALAVIKKRLLMR